A window from Terriglobales bacterium encodes these proteins:
- the deoC gene encoding deoxyribose-phosphate aldolase, producing MTVERPAGSREDQARDWKQVARLLDSTLLKTETTRDQVMALCDEAARFAMATVFVHPVYVSLACDVLRGTSTLVGTPVGFPLGAALTTSKRFEAVEALRLGARELDMVMNVGALKSGERRLVELDIRAVATVAHGRGAILKVILETPLLTIEEKILACEISVAAGADFVKTCTGSNGPATTDDIHLMRGVVGDRAKVKASGGIRTAADVRRMLDAGADRIGTSTAAQILREMGAS from the coding sequence TTGACGGTCGAACGGCCGGCTGGTTCGCGCGAAGACCAGGCGCGCGACTGGAAGCAGGTCGCCCGACTGCTCGATTCCACCCTCCTCAAGACCGAGACCACCCGCGACCAGGTGATGGCATTGTGCGACGAAGCCGCGCGCTTCGCGATGGCGACCGTCTTCGTGCATCCGGTCTACGTGTCGCTTGCTTGCGACGTGCTGCGCGGGACCTCGACGCTGGTGGGAACGCCGGTCGGCTTCCCGCTCGGCGCGGCGCTGACCACCAGCAAGCGCTTCGAGGCCGTGGAGGCTTTGCGGCTGGGCGCGCGCGAACTCGACATGGTGATGAACGTCGGGGCGCTGAAGTCGGGCGAGCGGCGCCTGGTCGAACTCGATATCCGGGCCGTCGCCACCGTGGCGCACGGGCGCGGGGCCATCCTGAAGGTCATCCTGGAGACGCCGCTGCTGACCATCGAGGAGAAGATCCTGGCGTGCGAGATCTCGGTGGCCGCGGGCGCGGATTTCGTGAAGACCTGCACCGGGTCCAACGGTCCGGCGACCACGGACGACATTCACCTGATGCGCGGCGTGGTCGGGGACCGCGCGAAGGTCAAGGCCTCCGGCGGCATCCGGACGGCCGCTGATGTGCGGCGCATGCTCGATGCCGGCGCGGATCGGATCGGGACGTCGACGGCCGCGCAGATATTGAGAGAGATGGGCGCGTCGTGA
- the hpt gene encoding hypoxanthine phosphoribosyltransferase, with the protein MPELNVLFSEAAIAHRVREMAAQIAGDFRGEPVVLLGVLKGACIFLSDLARALPLDCSFDFLAVSSYGNSMHSSGEVRLMKDVDESMEERNVILVEDILDTGLTLAYLRKVLAAHEPKALKIAALLDKPSRRVQQVEADYVGFTIPDHFVVGYGMDHAEQYRNLRDICILKPAE; encoded by the coding sequence ATGCCGGAGCTCAATGTGCTGTTTTCGGAAGCGGCCATCGCGCACCGCGTGCGCGAGATGGCGGCGCAGATCGCTGGCGACTTCCGCGGCGAGCCGGTGGTGCTGCTGGGCGTGCTGAAGGGCGCGTGCATCTTTCTTTCCGACCTGGCGCGCGCGCTGCCGCTGGATTGCTCGTTCGACTTCCTCGCCGTCTCGAGCTACGGCAATAGCATGCACTCCTCCGGCGAGGTGCGCCTGATGAAGGACGTGGATGAGTCGATGGAGGAGCGCAACGTCATCTTGGTCGAAGACATCCTCGACACCGGCCTGACGCTCGCCTACCTCAGGAAGGTGCTGGCGGCGCACGAACCCAAGGCGCTGAAGATCGCCGCGCTGCTCGACAAGCCCTCGCGCCGCGTGCAGCAGGTGGAGGCGGACTACGTCGGGTTCACCATCCCCGACCACTTCGTCGTCGGCTACGGCATGGACCACGCCGAGCAGTATCGGAACCTGCGGGACATCTGCATCCTCAAACCGGCAGAATGA
- a CDS encoding ATP-binding protein: protein MRRRRKSPDTEQTGKIGQERPQGSAPLVPSYDFEEPKPARREERGRFEVETQPESLSSPPLTNAIPEPPRPTQKRAPRGVVVLTIGLPGSGKSTWYKRRGITPLSSDLLRTILFDNITEQRYQHLVFSTLRSLLRARLIAKMPWNYVDATNLSPHERKQWIKMAKGFGYEVQAVFFDVPLEVCMERNRRRERVVPEDVMQRMASKLKPPTFGEGFSKIVVVRVKGSGASE, encoded by the coding sequence ATGCGACGCCGCAGGAAATCCCCAGACACCGAACAGACCGGAAAGATCGGCCAGGAGCGCCCGCAGGGCTCCGCTCCGCTGGTGCCCTCGTACGACTTCGAGGAGCCCAAGCCGGCGCGCCGCGAAGAGCGCGGTCGCTTCGAAGTGGAGACGCAGCCCGAATCGCTCTCCTCGCCGCCGCTGACCAACGCCATCCCGGAGCCGCCGAGGCCGACGCAGAAGCGCGCCCCGCGCGGCGTGGTGGTGCTGACGATCGGCCTGCCCGGGTCCGGTAAGAGCACGTGGTACAAGCGCCGCGGCATCACACCGCTCTCCAGCGACCTGCTCCGCACCATCCTGTTCGACAACATCACTGAGCAGCGTTACCAGCACCTGGTGTTCTCGACGCTGCGCTCGCTGCTGCGCGCGCGCCTCATCGCCAAGATGCCGTGGAACTACGTGGACGCGACCAACCTTTCGCCGCACGAGCGCAAGCAGTGGATCAAGATGGCGAAGGGGTTCGGCTACGAGGTGCAGGCGGTGTTCTTCGACGTCCCGCTGGAGGTCTGCATGGAGCGGAACCGGCGGCGCGAACGCGTCGTGCCGGAAGACGTGATGCAGCGCATGGCGTCGAAGCTCAAGCCCCCGACCTTCGGGGAGGGCTTCTCGAAGATCGTCGTCGTGCGCGTGAAGGGAAGCGGCGCTTCCGAGTAG